A region of Moorena producens PAL-8-15-08-1 DNA encodes the following proteins:
- a CDS encoding cell division protein SepF yields the protein MSGIFNKLRDFVGLNEPVEYEYEYEDIEGDAYPTPYPQEQPVQPPPEEERPTRRRSRERTTVSEAGVGPSPINNVIGMPGAVNGISEVAVIEPRSFEEMPQVIQALRERKSVVLNLTIMDPDQAQRAVDFVAGGTYAIDGHQERIGESIFLFTPSCVQVSTQSGVIHEIPTPQAPPPRQTAPSPAWGSEPDQMAQ from the coding sequence ATGAGCGGTATTTTTAATAAGCTGCGCGATTTCGTCGGTCTGAATGAGCCAGTGGAATACGAATACGAATATGAAGACATTGAGGGGGATGCCTACCCAACTCCCTACCCACAAGAGCAACCGGTTCAACCGCCACCAGAGGAGGAACGTCCGACCAGACGACGTTCTCGGGAGCGGACAACGGTATCAGAAGCAGGGGTAGGGCCATCTCCGATCAATAATGTGATTGGCATGCCTGGAGCAGTCAATGGCATTTCAGAAGTGGCAGTGATTGAACCTCGTTCCTTTGAAGAAATGCCCCAAGTGATTCAGGCACTGCGGGAACGGAAGTCGGTGGTTTTAAACCTGACCATCATGGATCCAGACCAAGCACAACGAGCAGTTGACTTTGTAGCTGGTGGGACTTACGCTATTGATGGTCACCAAGAGCGTATTGGTGAAAGTATTTTCTTGTTTACACCAAGCTGTGTTCAGGTAAGTACTCAGTCTGGTGTGATTCATGAGATACCTACTCCCCAGGCTCCTCCTCCCCGTCAGACAGCTCCGTCACCAGCCTGGGGTTCTGAGCCAGATCAGATGGCTCAGTAA
- the iscB gene encoding RNA-guided endonuclease IscB, with translation MPNYVFVIDTNKQPLNPISPKKARRLLDKGKAAVFRMYPFTIILKTAIPNPTISPCQIKIDPGSKTTGFALVQNDQVIWAMELEHKGSLIKKKLESRSAVRRGRRNRNTRYRKPRFLNRRRPEGWIAPSLEHRVLTTETWVKRLIKFCPVNEIGIERVKFDTQKMQNPEVNGVEYQQGDLAGYEVREYLLEKWGRECAYCSKQNTPLQIEHIHPKSKGGSDRVSNLCLACEKCNQKKGNKPIEEFLKKKPDLLRKILAIAKQPLTDAAAVNTTRNKIVKVLKAIKPVVTGTGAQTKYNRTRLGLPKQHWIDAACVGEIKDLVLKTSQPLLVTCKGQGGRQKAALNKYGYPMRHNPLRPIKGWSTGDIARHQKLGIGKVTPRSKGSFGFTPLGAKGYKSCKPQDIFAVHRKDGYIYSFC, from the coding sequence ATGCCAAATTACGTATTTGTCATTGACACAAACAAACAGCCATTAAACCCCATATCCCCCAAAAAAGCACGACGTTTATTGGACAAAGGGAAAGCTGCGGTTTTTAGGATGTATCCATTTACGATCATCCTCAAGACTGCGATCCCAAATCCGACTATCTCACCTTGTCAAATCAAGATAGATCCGGGTAGTAAGACCACTGGGTTTGCTCTAGTCCAAAACGACCAAGTCATTTGGGCAATGGAGTTAGAACACAAAGGATCACTCATTAAGAAAAAACTAGAATCTAGAAGCGCCGTTAGACGTGGGAGACGCAACCGTAACACCCGTTACAGAAAGCCAAGGTTCCTTAATCGTAGGCGTCCTGAAGGTTGGATTGCTCCTAGCTTAGAGCATAGAGTCTTGACTACTGAAACCTGGGTTAAACGACTAATCAAGTTTTGTCCAGTCAATGAGATTGGGATTGAACGAGTTAAGTTTGATACCCAAAAAATGCAGAATCCTGAAGTTAATGGCGTCGAGTACCAACAAGGGGATCTAGCCGGGTATGAAGTGAGGGAATATTTGCTTGAGAAATGGGGAAGGGAGTGTGCCTATTGTAGCAAGCAAAATACTCCCCTACAGATTGAGCATATCCACCCAAAATCTAAGGGTGGAAGCGACCGAGTTAGTAATCTTTGTCTGGCTTGCGAGAAATGCAATCAGAAAAAAGGAAATAAACCTATAGAGGAATTCCTAAAAAAGAAACCAGACTTGTTGCGGAAGATCCTAGCCATTGCCAAACAACCATTAACAGATGCAGCGGCAGTGAATACAACTCGGAACAAGATAGTCAAAGTTCTTAAAGCTATAAAACCTGTAGTTACTGGTACAGGTGCTCAGACAAAATACAACCGGACTAGGTTGGGATTACCTAAGCAGCATTGGATTGATGCCGCTTGTGTCGGAGAGATCAAAGACTTGGTGCTAAAGACGTCTCAACCGCTACTAGTAACCTGCAAGGGACAAGGAGGCAGACAAAAGGCTGCACTCAATAAATATGGCTACCCCATGAGACACAACCCATTGAGGCCGATCAAGGGTTGGAGTACTGGCGATATTGCCAGACATCAAAAATTAGGGATAGGTAAAGTGACTCCCAGAAGCAAGGGCAGTTTTGGATTTACTCCATTAGGAGCGAAGGGCTACAAGAGTTGTAAACCTCAAGATATATTTGCCGTACACAGAAAAGATGGATATATTTACAGCTTTTGCTGA
- a CDS encoding peroxiredoxin, with product MTTTEGCLRVGQLAPDFTATAVFEQEFKTIKLSDYRGKYVVVFFYPLDFTFVCPTEITAFSDRFEEFKELGTEVLGVSVDSEFSHLAWIQTDRKNGGVGDLAYPLVSDIKKEISTVYNVLDPEAGIALRGLFIIDKEGIIQHATINNLSFGRSVDETLRTLKAIQYVQAHPDEVCPAGWQPGDKTMNPDPVKSKVYFAAV from the coding sequence ATGACTACAACAGAAGGATGTCTCCGGGTAGGCCAACTGGCTCCCGACTTCACGGCCACTGCTGTATTCGAGCAAGAGTTCAAGACAATTAAACTGTCTGACTATCGTGGTAAATACGTCGTTGTGTTTTTCTATCCCCTAGACTTCACTTTTGTTTGTCCTACCGAAATTACTGCATTTAGCGATCGCTTTGAAGAATTCAAAGAACTAGGCACCGAAGTCCTTGGCGTCTCTGTTGACAGTGAATTCTCTCACCTAGCTTGGATTCAGACTGACCGCAAGAATGGTGGTGTAGGCGATCTAGCTTATCCTCTGGTTTCTGATATCAAAAAAGAAATCAGCACAGTTTACAACGTTCTTGACCCGGAAGCCGGTATTGCCTTGCGTGGTTTATTCATCATCGACAAGGAGGGCATAATCCAGCACGCTACTATCAATAACCTCTCCTTTGGTCGTAGCGTTGACGAAACCCTGCGTACCTTGAAAGCGATTCAATACGTTCAAGCTCATCCCGATGAAGTTTGCCCAGCAGGGTGGCAACCAGGTGACAAAACTATGAACCCTGACCCTGTTAAATCAAAAGTTTACTTTGCTGCGGTATAA
- a CDS encoding AAA-like domain-containing protein, producing the protein MGYTKLTSLQKWILYQAWEEKTYTEMAEEIHYGSEYLRRIASKLWLLLSKFFDKPITKGNFKPVLASIPLNPLHQERIEQYYQSLSQCPTFPIGVVPLSSAFYIKRPPVEEMAYQAIEQLGSLILIRSPKETGKTSLMLRILDRAKSLGYGTVLINFAQAERGILSNLDRLLRWLCANLSNQLVLAKQLDDYWDEDIGSKASCSSFFQGHILESLEQPLVLAVDEVNRLLEHTETALDFFPLLRSWSEAAKQVTPWQKLRLVVAYSTEVDIPVTIADYLSNLGLPIELPQFNPQQIQQLAQVYGLDWFRGQASEKLMAMVGGHPKLVQLALYHLACQNLSLEKLLEQAPTREGIYRDHLLLKLTRLRQNAELATFFNKVIQTDRGVELDSILINRLKNIGLITFDENHVMPSCDLYRQYFLAQLNEK; encoded by the coding sequence ATGGGGTACACTAAATTGACTTCCCTTCAGAAATGGATTCTGTACCAAGCCTGGGAAGAAAAAACCTATACCGAGATGGCGGAGGAAATACACTACGGTAGTGAATATCTCAGGAGAATCGCTTCTAAGTTATGGCTATTGCTCAGCAAGTTTTTTGACAAACCAATCACTAAGGGCAACTTCAAACCAGTTTTAGCTAGCATTCCTCTGAATCCCTTACACCAAGAGCGAATCGAGCAATATTACCAATCCTTGAGCCAATGCCCAACTTTTCCGATTGGAGTAGTTCCCCTATCATCAGCCTTTTACATTAAACGTCCCCCTGTGGAAGAAATGGCTTACCAAGCCATTGAACAACTCGGAAGCCTAATCCTGATTAGATCCCCGAAAGAGACTGGTAAAACCTCTTTGATGCTGCGGATACTAGACCGGGCAAAATCCCTGGGTTACGGAACAGTATTGATTAATTTTGCCCAAGCTGAAAGAGGGATTTTAAGTAATTTAGATCGGCTATTACGCTGGTTGTGTGCTAATCTATCTAATCAACTGGTGCTTGCCAAGCAACTGGATGACTATTGGGATGAGGACATCGGCAGTAAAGCAAGCTGTAGCTCTTTTTTTCAAGGACATATCTTAGAGTCCCTTGAACAGCCCCTAGTTTTGGCAGTTGATGAAGTGAATCGGCTCCTTGAGCATACCGAAACAGCTCTTGACTTTTTTCCTCTGTTGCGATCTTGGTCTGAGGCTGCCAAACAGGTGACACCTTGGCAAAAACTGCGGCTTGTGGTTGCTTACTCCACAGAAGTTGATATTCCTGTTACAATAGCTGACTATTTATCGAATTTAGGATTGCCCATTGAATTACCGCAGTTTAACCCTCAACAAATTCAGCAGTTAGCCCAGGTTTATGGACTCGATTGGTTTAGAGGTCAAGCTAGCGAGAAATTAATGGCTATGGTGGGGGGACATCCGAAATTAGTTCAGCTTGCTCTCTATCACTTGGCTTGTCAAAACCTTAGCCTAGAAAAACTTCTTGAGCAAGCACCTACCCGAGAGGGAATTTATAGGGATCATCTGCTGCTAAAATTAACTAGACTTAGGCAAAATGCTGAGTTAGCCACTTTCTTCAACAAGGTGATTCAAACCGATAGAGGTGTTGAGTTAGATTCAATCTTAATCAATAGATTAAAAAATATAGGTTTGATAACCTTTGACGAAAATCACGTCATGCCAAGTTGTGATTTATATCGTCAGTATTTCTTAGCACAGCTTAATGAGAAGTGA
- the pssD gene encoding PssD/Cps14F family polysaccharide biosynthesis glycosyltransferase encodes MKLMLVCTSGGHFSTMKRLKSFWEQHERIWITDLKQDTEELKGKEQVHWLPYQGPRNFIKFVINIPNIFTIIAQDRPDLIISTGASIAVGFAWFAKLFGVRFIFIESISRSTDLSLSGKLIYPVCDEIYVQWPELSQRYAKTVFKGYVS; translated from the coding sequence ATGAAGTTAATGTTAGTCTGTACTTCTGGCGGTCACTTTTCCACAATGAAACGCCTTAAATCGTTTTGGGAGCAGCACGAGAGAATTTGGATTACAGATCTAAAACAAGATACAGAAGAACTGAAGGGAAAAGAACAAGTTCATTGGCTTCCTTATCAAGGTCCAAGAAATTTTATTAAATTTGTAATAAATATCCCAAATATCTTCACAATTATTGCTCAAGATCGACCAGATTTGATTATTTCAACCGGAGCCAGTATTGCTGTAGGTTTTGCCTGGTTTGCTAAACTTTTTGGTGTACGCTTTATCTTCATCGAGAGCATTTCCCGTTCCACAGACTTGAGTCTTTCTGGAAAGCTCATTTATCCGGTATGCGATGAAATTTACGTTCAATGGCCAGAGCTAAGCCAAAGGTATGCTAAAACTGTATTTAAGGGGTATGTTTCGTGA
- a CDS encoding glycosyltransferase family 4 protein → MQKLILTIFYQFNPWHSSIGGIQTVIRSFIKYAPSEFEVRLVGTGDLASASGVWQEGELAGRAIQFMPLFPLEDDNVRRLIPTTLKYTTALFGRSLASDFMHFHRIEPSLAALNWSGEKTLFVHNDIAKQMNPATANNGILWQRFSASYFALERLLVKQFSQIFSCNTESAKFYQQRYPAIANRVAYLKNTVDDEVFYALNPKEREQGRKALAQEHNLCEQTRFILFAGRLHPQKDPMLLIQAMAALYNPNVHLLIAGDGELRDELRAEICFLGLSKRVTMLGAVGQEKLADLYRVCSVFVLTSVYEGLPLTVLEALACGTPVVTTNCGETPKFLGADSGIVCKERTAVAIADSLGKVLHHPENYPASSCVRTAQPYSARTVVSSVYEQMLNRAHQRSL, encoded by the coding sequence ATGCAAAAACTAATTTTAACTATTTTCTATCAGTTTAATCCTTGGCATAGCAGCATTGGTGGGATTCAAACCGTCATCCGCTCCTTTATCAAATATGCTCCGAGTGAGTTCGAGGTGCGGTTGGTGGGAACAGGAGACCTGGCTTCAGCTTCCGGTGTATGGCAAGAAGGGGAACTAGCGGGTCGAGCCATTCAATTTATGCCCCTGTTTCCTCTCGAAGATGACAATGTTAGGCGCTTAATACCCACGACGCTAAAGTATACAACTGCCCTGTTCGGTCGTTCTTTGGCATCGGATTTTATGCATTTTCATCGCATCGAACCTAGCTTAGCAGCTCTCAATTGGTCTGGAGAGAAGACGCTGTTTGTACACAATGACATTGCCAAGCAGATGAATCCTGCAACGGCTAATAATGGCATTCTTTGGCAGCGTTTTTCTGCAAGCTATTTTGCCCTCGAACGCTTACTGGTTAAGCAATTTAGCCAAATTTTTTCCTGCAATACTGAATCAGCTAAGTTTTATCAACAGCGTTATCCAGCGATCGCAAATCGTGTTGCTTATCTGAAAAACACCGTTGATGACGAGGTATTCTATGCCCTAAACCCAAAGGAACGAGAACAGGGACGCAAAGCTCTGGCACAGGAGCATAATTTGTGTGAACAGACCCGTTTTATCCTCTTTGCCGGTCGTCTGCATCCTCAAAAAGACCCGATGTTACTGATACAGGCGATGGCAGCGTTATATAATCCCAATGTTCACTTACTGATTGCTGGGGATGGGGAGTTAAGGGATGAACTCCGTGCTGAAATTTGCTTTCTTGGGTTGTCTAAGCGAGTGACTATGCTTGGAGCAGTAGGTCAGGAAAAACTAGCAGACTTATACCGTGTCTGTAGTGTATTTGTTTTGACTAGCGTTTACGAGGGACTGCCCTTGACTGTCCTTGAGGCTCTCGCCTGTGGGACACCTGTAGTGACCACGAATTGTGGTGAAACCCCCAAATTTCTCGGTGCTGACAGTGGGATTGTTTGCAAAGAGCGTACTGCAGTTGCGATCGCAGATAGTTTGGGTAAGGTCTTGCACCATCCAGAGAATTATCCAGCCTCCTCCTGTGTGCGCACCGCTCAACCCTATAGTGCTCGCACAGTTGTCAGCAGTGTTTATGAGCAAATGCTCAACCGTGCTCACCAACGGTCTCTGTAA
- the holB gene encoding DNA polymerase III subunit delta', with translation MVPGAFDFILGQDQAIALLHGAITTNRIAPAYLFAGPSGVGRNLVARAFIEQLFCQGIPADGQVSIKKRLIQGNHPDVLWVEPTYLHNGILVSATEAVQKGIQRQAPPQIRLEQIREIARFLSNSPLEASRKVVVLEQAQTMAEPAANGLLKTLEEPGNATLIVIAPSTESLLPTLVSRCQRIPFYRLGPETMTTVLRQTGHQQILQEPSVLAIAQGSPGEAIAAFEQLQAMPPNLLTQLTQLPHTSRQALALAKEIDNKLDTHTQLWLVKYLQHCYWQSHTQPDMIKKLEQARRYLLSYAQPRLVWEVTLLELSILEGSRI, from the coding sequence ATGGTTCCAGGAGCATTCGATTTTATCCTAGGGCAAGACCAAGCGATCGCATTATTGCACGGAGCAATTACAACCAACCGCATTGCCCCTGCCTACCTGTTTGCCGGTCCATCTGGGGTGGGGCGGAATCTGGTAGCACGGGCTTTTATTGAACAGTTGTTTTGTCAAGGTATCCCAGCTGATGGGCAAGTATCAATTAAAAAACGACTGATTCAGGGCAATCACCCGGATGTATTGTGGGTAGAGCCAACCTATCTCCACAATGGTATACTTGTTTCTGCTACAGAGGCTGTCCAAAAAGGAATTCAGCGTCAGGCACCCCCCCAAATTCGGTTGGAACAAATTCGGGAAATTGCTCGGTTTCTGAGTAATTCTCCTCTAGAAGCATCGCGCAAGGTGGTGGTACTAGAGCAGGCACAAACTATGGCAGAGCCAGCAGCCAATGGTTTGCTGAAGACTCTCGAAGAACCGGGAAACGCTACGTTGATTGTGATCGCACCTAGCACTGAGTCTTTGTTGCCGACCCTAGTGTCTCGCTGTCAGCGGATTCCATTTTATCGCCTGGGGCCCGAAACTATGACAACAGTGCTGCGGCAAACCGGTCATCAACAGATTTTACAGGAACCATCAGTACTCGCCATTGCCCAGGGAAGTCCAGGGGAAGCGATCGCTGCTTTTGAACAACTCCAAGCTATGCCCCCAAACTTACTCACCCAACTTACACAGTTACCCCACACATCCCGTCAAGCATTAGCACTGGCAAAGGAAATCGACAACAAGCTGGATACCCACACTCAGCTTTGGTTAGTAAAGTATTTACAACACTGCTACTGGCAATCACACACTCAACCAGACATGATTAAAAAGCTAGAGCAAGCTCGGCGATACCTGCTCAGTTATGCTCAACCGCGATTGGTTTGGGAGGTAACCCTGTTGGAATTGAGTATTCTTGAAGGATCAAGGATTTAG
- the pipX gene encoding transcriptional coactivator PipX produces the protein MSSENYLNHPNFGLLFRVCIVEPQQELFTTIYAQRLFFLVKSTTNGIAFEPISRSEARLLVENRLRLLRRSGSSADYEQLRVIHQQTFQ, from the coding sequence ATGAGTTCTGAAAACTACCTCAATCACCCCAATTTTGGTCTACTGTTTCGAGTTTGCATTGTTGAACCACAACAAGAGTTGTTCACTACGATCTATGCCCAGAGACTTTTCTTTTTGGTGAAAAGTACTACCAATGGCATTGCCTTTGAGCCAATCAGTCGTTCTGAGGCTCGGCTGTTGGTAGAAAATCGCCTGCGCTTACTTAGGCGCAGTGGTTCATCGGCTGATTATGAGCAGCTTAGAGTTATCCATCAGCAAACCTTCCAATAA
- the proC gene encoding pyrroline-5-carboxylate reductase → MPIKLGIIGGGVMGEALLSRLLAQQLYQPDEVLVSELLEQRRDALAQEYGIRVTVNNQAAAAASEVLLLAIKPQVFEAVAAQLVMGRGDNGHSLGTLPMVISILAGVPLERLENAFPSQSVIRAMPNTPATVGAGITALAAGKWVSPDQMERAKTIFRAVGEVVEIPEHLMDAVTGLSGSGPAYVAILIEALADGGVAAGLPRAIALQLAQSTVLGTAQLLQETEMHPAQLKDQVTSPGGTTIAAIAKLEKAGFRSALIEAVLGSYQRSRELGS, encoded by the coding sequence TTGCCTATAAAACTTGGCATAATTGGTGGCGGTGTCATGGGAGAAGCCCTCCTATCCCGCCTACTTGCCCAACAACTTTACCAGCCTGATGAGGTCTTGGTGAGTGAGCTGCTGGAGCAGCGCCGTGATGCTTTGGCGCAAGAATACGGGATTAGGGTCACTGTCAATAACCAAGCGGCAGCAGCAGCATCAGAGGTTTTGTTACTGGCAATTAAACCTCAGGTATTTGAAGCGGTAGCAGCACAACTGGTAATGGGTAGAGGTGACAACGGTCACAGCTTAGGAACGTTACCAATGGTGATTTCAATTCTAGCTGGAGTGCCTCTGGAACGGCTCGAAAACGCTTTTCCATCCCAGTCAGTGATCCGGGCAATGCCTAATACTCCTGCAACAGTTGGGGCGGGAATCACAGCGCTGGCGGCAGGAAAATGGGTTTCGCCTGATCAAATGGAGCGAGCAAAGACAATTTTTAGGGCTGTTGGTGAAGTAGTCGAGATTCCGGAACACCTGATGGATGCGGTGACCGGTTTATCTGGGTCAGGCCCAGCTTATGTGGCGATTTTGATCGAAGCCCTAGCAGATGGGGGCGTGGCAGCTGGATTACCCAGAGCGATCGCATTGCAGTTGGCCCAGTCTACAGTATTGGGGACAGCCCAGCTGTTGCAGGAAACTGAAATGCATCCAGCTCAATTGAAGGATCAGGTTACTAGTCCTGGGGGAACGACGATTGCTGCGATCGCTAAGTTGGAGAAGGCTGGTTTTCGCTCGGCTTTGATTGAGGCGGTTTTGGGGTCTTATCAGCGTTCTCGAGAGTTGGGAAGTTGA
- a CDS encoding geranylgeranyl reductase family protein — MFDCIIVGAGPAGGTAAYHLAKAGKSVVVLEKESLPRYKACSGAVSPQVQQWFDFDFTPAISLKAESVRYTWKMDDPVEVKLDTQEPVWMVQRDVFDHYLIQQAQKQGAEIRDNTAVTGVEFKGDHWQVNTVNGTVEGRYVIAADGATGPMAKWLGFKERKSRLALALEVPKSETNSTEIHFDFGQVKNGFIWNIPKAEGYSIGLGSLRGGDLKDMEKIVKGYAEKSGLDLSSCKQHEGAICVWERQEKLDTQNAVLAGEAACVVDPMTAEGIRPSMFSGMKAAEAIQQALAGQADALENYTQVMQQERGTDMSWAAKLAGAFYSFPGIGYKVGVKKPVATQIMLNILCGQLRYSEVVNRAMKRLNPLSGG, encoded by the coding sequence ATGTTTGACTGCATAATCGTTGGTGCGGGACCGGCTGGTGGAACGGCTGCTTATCACCTGGCTAAAGCTGGAAAATCTGTGGTGGTTCTAGAAAAAGAATCCTTACCCCGGTACAAAGCTTGTAGTGGTGCGGTTTCCCCACAAGTGCAACAGTGGTTTGATTTCGACTTTACACCTGCGATATCTCTGAAAGCTGAGAGTGTACGCTACACCTGGAAAATGGATGATCCAGTAGAGGTGAAACTGGACACTCAAGAACCAGTTTGGATGGTGCAACGGGATGTTTTCGATCACTATCTCATCCAACAAGCCCAAAAACAAGGTGCTGAAATTCGAGATAATACAGCAGTTACAGGGGTGGAGTTTAAGGGGGACCACTGGCAGGTCAACACTGTCAATGGGACTGTTGAAGGTCGCTACGTAATTGCGGCTGACGGTGCTACTGGACCGATGGCAAAATGGTTGGGATTCAAAGAACGTAAGTCACGTCTGGCATTAGCCCTAGAGGTGCCCAAATCCGAAACCAATAGTACGGAGATCCATTTTGACTTTGGTCAAGTCAAAAATGGCTTTATCTGGAATATTCCTAAAGCCGAAGGCTACTCCATTGGTCTTGGCTCCTTACGGGGTGGTGACCTGAAAGACATGGAAAAGATAGTCAAAGGTTATGCGGAGAAATCCGGCTTAGACCTGAGTAGCTGTAAACAGCACGAAGGTGCCATCTGCGTCTGGGAACGTCAGGAAAAGCTGGATACACAAAATGCTGTATTAGCTGGGGAGGCAGCCTGTGTGGTGGATCCCATGACTGCTGAGGGAATTCGACCCTCCATGTTCAGTGGCATGAAAGCAGCTGAGGCCATTCAACAAGCTTTGGCAGGTCAAGCTGATGCCTTAGAAAACTATACCCAGGTGATGCAGCAAGAACGGGGAACTGATATGAGTTGGGCTGCTAAGCTCGCTGGTGCGTTCTACAGCTTTCCCGGAATTGGGTACAAAGTCGGCGTTAAAAAACCCGTTGCTACTCAAATCATGCTCAACATTCTGTGTGGACAATTACGCTACTCCGAAGTAGTAAATCGTGCCATGAAGCGCTTGAACCCATTAAGCGGGGGATAA
- the tmk gene encoding dTMP kinase: MSGKLIVFEGVEGGGKTTQLQRCSNWLRAGGLQDCLGTLDQTMPVVVTREPGGTLLGAKVRQLLLDKDSSPIHPRAELLLYAADRAEHVEELIKPQLVNGAIILCDRYTDSTIAYQGYGRGIDLKLIEQLNQIATGGLESDLTLWLDIDVEIGLERARQRGSVDRMEQADLAFHRRVQQGFQQLYQQNPHRIVRVDASYSEEEVHNSIQKILRERFKSWFQEHSILS; this comes from the coding sequence TTGAGCGGTAAGCTAATTGTTTTCGAGGGAGTGGAAGGCGGTGGGAAAACTACCCAACTACAGCGATGCTCAAATTGGCTTCGAGCTGGTGGCTTACAAGACTGTCTAGGTACTTTGGATCAAACCATGCCCGTTGTAGTCACTAGAGAACCGGGGGGAACATTATTAGGCGCTAAGGTTCGGCAACTGCTACTGGATAAAGATTCCTCACCGATTCACCCTCGGGCTGAACTTTTACTCTATGCTGCTGATCGGGCTGAACATGTTGAAGAGTTGATTAAGCCACAGTTGGTCAACGGAGCAATTATCTTATGCGATCGCTACACAGATTCGACAATTGCCTACCAGGGTTATGGGCGAGGTATTGACTTGAAATTGATTGAGCAGCTTAATCAAATTGCTACCGGTGGACTGGAAAGTGACCTCACCCTGTGGCTGGATATTGATGTCGAAATTGGTCTGGAACGGGCGCGACAGCGGGGAAGCGTTGACCGCATGGAGCAAGCTGACTTAGCATTTCACCGACGAGTGCAGCAGGGATTTCAGCAGTTGTATCAACAAAATCCCCATCGGATTGTTCGGGTAGATGCTAGCTACAGTGAGGAGGAAGTCCATAATTCCATTCAGAAGATTTTGCGTGAACGGTTTAAATCATGGTTCCAGGAGCATTCGATTTTATCCTAG